The segment GAGACACGACgattatgtacataataacatgtaaatacattttgatAGTAAATGTGACTTTTCGGGACTTtgcaaataaatgcataaaaatgataaatcaattCAATGGAcataaataattacaaatattgCTTTAATCTAAACAAATGCCCTTTCTCTTAGGGAAAGGAATATGTGTGGGCTAATGGATACTGCCGAGTTTTACCCGTCGGAAATTTCAGCAAATCGTGCATACCAGGTATGGTGCGAACTACATGCAAATTCTATAGAATAAactttttgtatatacatgcacCTGTTACTAGATACATAAAAGTGAAGTCCTTTGCATATTAAGGTATTAAGGAATTACtctatcaatgaaatatttaaatttcagaAAGTGCTAAACTATTATCCCAAACATACATGGGGGCAGCCCCACATGAGCTATCAGTAAAGATATACTCATTTGAGAAAGACTCGAATGAAGCGTTTGCCACGGTAACCGCGGAATGTACACCCATAGAGACCCATTTCTCCAACggtaattaaaaacattacGTTATATTTCATCAGCAAAGTCTTTTTCGGTTACGCTTTTTAAAGAATGGCGAAATTATTACAaagtcttttatattttattcattaaatcgAAATTCTGTTATTTTAAGCAAACATTTCAAGATTATCAAATATTGCACGTTAATCAGATTATCTTTTCCCGGTGATGTTTTTTGTGGTGGTTCATGCGGGTATGAAGTTTAAAATCTATGTACATTATCTGCAACATTGACACGTTTGAAACCCCTATATCCAAGAATTATatgttttgttgaaaaaaatgtaaatagttACATCTCACCTAATGCTATATTAAATACTTTTAGTTACCTTTCTAtccaaatatttatcaaacagatataatttctttctttgttttttttagtttctctttatttacatttttatagacAATCATGATTGTCGGGTTGAACAGTACTATATACTATTACGAAATGACAGCACTTTTTCTTGTAATATATTAAGTAATGTTGCTTCATcaccttaaaataaaatgtttagttGCCTTTTGTTTAAACATAGTGGCAAAAGGATACATTGAATTCATCGTGTACTCCAACTTCTCGACTGGAATAAAGGACCCCAGCGTTTTCACCCCTCCAGAAATCTGTCATAAAGGAATGGTAATAAACTTTTAAGATTCAACAAGCTTAAACAATTAACcatgaaatattcatttctcttttgaattattga is part of the Magallana gigas chromosome 3, xbMagGiga1.1, whole genome shotgun sequence genome and harbors:
- the LOC117680379 gene encoding mammalian ependymin-related protein 1, producing the protein MSLTGVAVLCLLVVGVWGQCCPPDVYEITEDVYAEVRRNGTAEITRGMQRVSYDGESKRLYVHGIDYTKNIVSEVIMDYKNGKEYVWANGYCRVLPVGNFSKSCIPESAKLLSQTYMGAAPHELSVKIYSFEKDSNEAFATVTAECTPIETHFSNVAKGYIEFIVYSNFSTGIKDPSVFTPPEICHKGMSSAHIAGRRKRGSTLF